The Melopsittacus undulatus isolate bMelUnd1 chromosome 28, bMelUnd1.mat.Z, whole genome shotgun sequence genomic sequence ATAGGGgacaccccatagaacccataaGTACGGAGGTCCCATAGCCGGAGCTTGCGGTCCAGCCCCGCTGATGCCATGTACCTGATGGGGACACCCCATAGAAACCATAGGGGACACTGCAATGGGGATACCCCATAGGAGACATAGGGGACACTGCAATGGGGgtcaccccatagaacccataggaCAGAGCACCATGGGGCTCACCCCATAGGGGACAGTGCCATGGGGATCACCCCATAGGAGACACCGGGATGGGGGtcaccccatagcatccataggggacagagccatggggctcaccccatagcacccataggggaCACCGCCATGGGGAtcaccccatagaacccataggaGATACCCCAATGggatcaccccatagcacccataggagACACCGCCATAGGGgtcaccccacagcacccatagaaGACCCCCATGGAAAGGGggtcaccccatagcacccataggagACCCCCATGGAAAGGGggtcaccccatagcacccatagaagACCCCCATGGAAAGGGAGTCACCCCATAGAACGCATAGGAGACACCCCAATGGAAAGGGGGTGCCCCATAAAACCCATAGGGGACACCGGGATGGGGGtcaccctatagcacccatagggacaccccaTAGGCTTACGTGCCGCTGGGGTCTATGGCAAGGGCCCGCACAGCACCGCGGTGGGACAGCATCCGGACCAGGGGCTCCTGCACCGATGGGCTCCATAGGGTGATGGTGCCTATATGGgatgggatgtatgggatgggatgggatgggatggggatgggatgggatggggatggatgggatggggatgggatgggatgggatagggatggggatgggatgggatggggatgggatgggatggggatggatgggatggggatggatgggatggggatgggatgggatgggatgggatggggatgggatgggatggggatggatgggatggggatggatgggatggggatgggatgggatgggatagggatggggatgggatgggatggataggatgggatggggatgggatgggatggataggatgggatggggatgggatgggatgggatggggatgggatgggatgggatggatgggatgggatggggatgggatgggatggggatgggatggggatgggatgggatggggatgggatgaggatgggatggatgggatgggataaaAGCCTTCAGGACCATGGAGAGCTCAGGATGCgctgggatggggtgggagagCCATAGGGAAAGGGGTTTTGGAGGGTCCCCAagggggggttttggggtgacgCTAAAGAGGCTTTGGGGTCCCTAAAGGGGTTTTAGGGTTCCCTAAGGGGGGGTTTAGGGGGTCCCTAAGGGGGTTTTGGAGGTCCCCaatggggggttttgggggggtccccaagggggttttgggggtgctGTAAAGAGGGGGTTTTTGGGTCCCCATggagggggtttggggtccaTAAGGGTGTGTTTTGGGGTGACCCTAAAGTGGGGTCCCTATGGTGGTTTTGGGGTCCCCaagggggatttgggggtcccTAAAGGGGTTTTTGGGTCCTCAGAGGGTTTTGGTGTCCCTaaaaggggttttgggggggtccTAATGAGGTTTTGGGGGGGCCCtaatggggttttgggggtccCTAATGGGGGATTTTGGGGTCCCTAAGGGGGGGGTCTCAGGGTCCCCAAgggtggggtttgggggtcccTAAGGGGGGTATTGAGGTCCCTAAATGGGTTTATGGGGTTCCTAAAAGGGGATTTTGGGGGTTCCTAAAGGGGTTTAGGGGGTCCCTAAGGGAGGGTATTGAAGTCCCTATATGGGTTTTTGGGGTTCCTAagagggggttttggggtgaccCTAatgggggtccctatgggggtgtttggggtcccccccccgtTACCATTGCCATGCCCCACATGCAGCACCGCATTGCTCGGGTTCTGCTCCATGGTTGTGGGTCGCCCCCCATGTGTGCTGAGCACTGacacctcctgccccacagacacgtccaggaactgcagcagcccccgagagctctggggggggcagggaatgggggaaaTGGgatcagaaacacacagaaatgggGTGAAATAGCCCAAAAGGGCCCAAAACACATTgaaaccagccccaaaccccCTTCAAACCCCCTCTAAACCCCCCCAGACCACTTTAACCCCCTCTAACCCCCCTAAATCCCCTTTAAACCCCTTTAAAAGCCCCCAAACTCCCTCTAAtccccctttaaccccccccaaacccctttaaGCCCCCCTGTAACCCCCCAAACCCATTTAAACCCCCCCAAGCCCTCTTTAAATGCCTTtcaacccccccaaaccccctttaaGCCCGCTCTAACCCCCCTTTAAAGGCCCTCTAACCCCCCCAACCCATTTAAagccccccaaaccccctttaacccccTCTAAAGCCAATAAATCCCCTTTaaacccccccaaccccatttAAACTCCCCTAGACCCCCTCTAACCCCCCCTAGGCCCCCTTTAAACCCCTTTTAACCCCTCCAAACCCATTTaatccccccaaaccccctttaaACCCCCTCTAACCCCCATTTaaaccccctttaaccccccatAAACCCCGTTCAAGCTCCCTGTAACCTCCCCTAAAGCCCCTCTAACCCCCTCTAACCACCCCAACACCCTGTAATCCCCTTTAAACCCCCCCTCGACCCAtttaaacccccccaaaccccctctAAACCCCCCTAAACCACCAGTAACCCCCCCAgaccccctttaaccccccccaaaacccctttatCCACCCCagaccccccaaaccccttttaagACCCCTCTAACCCCCATTTAAACCCCCCCAAATCCCCTCTAACACCCCTAGACCCCCTTTAAACCCCCTCTAACCCCCTTTAAACCCCCCGAGACCCCCTTTAACCCCCTCtaaacacccccaaaccccatttaaaccccctttaacccccccaaaccccccctaCACCCCCTCTAAACCCCATTTAACCCCCCCCAAACTCCCTATAAACCCCATTTAAACCCCCCTgtacccccataccccccttTTAACCCCCTCTAACCCCCCCTGTAACCCCCCAGAGCCCCTTTAAACCCCTtttaacccccccaaacccctttaaaCCCCTTCTAACCCCCCTAGACCCCCTTTAAACCCCATTTAACCCCCCTTTAAACCCCAtttaacccccccaaaccccctttaaACCCCCTCTAACCCCCCCTAGACCCCCTTTAAACCCCATttaacccccccataaccccctttaacccccccaaaccccctttaaACCCTCTCTAACCCCCCCAAGCCCCCCCTAgaccccctttaacccccctAGACTCCCTttaaaccccccaaaccccctctAAGCCCCCCATAACAccctttaacccccccaaaTCCCCATTAAACCCCCTTTAAACCCCCTCTAACCCCCCCAAGCCCCCCTTAGACCCCCTTTAAACCCCATTtaacccccccaaccccctttAAACCCCCTCTAaccccccccagaccccatcTAAACCCCTTTAaacccccccatgtcccccccagacccacagcCGCAGCCAGCAGGAAGTGGTAGGGCAGGAACCGCAGGTGTAGGATGCAGGGGAAGCTCTTGAGGACACTGAGCTCCAGGCCCTGCCCATCATAGACATGGAGCCAGCGGCGCTGGGCCACAGCCAGCAGGGACTCACAGTGCAGCCACCTATGGGGGGACACATAgagggtgtctatggggtctataggggtttgtatgggggtctatggggtgtatatgggggtgtatggggtgtatatggggtatgggagATATGACCCTGCCCATCATAGACATGGAGCCAGCGGCGCTGGGCCACGGCCAGCAGAGACTCACAGTGCAGCCACCTGCATATAGGGAtatatggggtgtctatggggtgtctatggggtctatggggtgtctatggggtctatggggtctatatgggtgtgtatggggtgtatatgggtgtgtatggggtgtatatggggtatgggagATATGCCCCTGCCCATCATAGACATGGAGCCAGCGGCGCTGGGCCACGGCCAGCAGCGACTCACAGTGCAGCCACCTATGGGGGGGATACAGGGGGGGtttatgggtgtctatggggtctatggggtgtatatggggtgtataggGGTTTGTATGGGGTATATATgggtgtatatggggtgtatatgggtgtgtatggggtgtataggGGTGTATATGGGGGCatatggggtgtatatgggtACATATGGGTGTGTATGGGATGTATATGGGtgtgtatggggtgtatatgggtgtgtatggggtgtatatggggtatgggagATATGCCCCTGCCCATCATAGACATGGAGCCAGCGGCGCTGGGCTACGGCCAGCAGGGACTCACAGTGCAGCCACCTATGGGGGGGAtatatggggtgtctatggggtctataggggtttgtatgggggtgtatggggtgtatatggggtcTACAGGGGTGTATATGGGTCTATATGGGCGTGTATGGGGTCCatatggggtgtatatgggcgtgtatggggtctatatggggtgtatatgggtGTGTATGGGGTCTATATGTGTGTATAGGGGGTGTATATGGGCCTATATGGGGTGTATATTGATGTATATGGGTGTATATAGGTGTATATGAGTGTATAGGGATGTATATGGGTATATATGAGAGTGTATATgggtatatatgtgtgtatataggGTGTATATgagtatatatgtgtgtatatggggtgtatatggAGTGTATATGAGCGTATATGGGGTGTATACGGGTGTGTATGGGATGTATAGTGACTTATAGTAGTGTACATGGAtgtatatggggtgtatatgaCTGAATATCAGATGTATATGGCTATGTGATGCACATGGGATATAACATATGACATATAGGATACATAGGACACTATGGGATATTATGGGCTGCAGGGTTATTATGGGCTGTCACTCACGTGACATCATTGAGCTGCTCCATGACGTTCATCTCAAACTGCAGCTGCTTCGTCTGCCAGTCCAGAGCGGCCACGTGACCCCGGCGACCCCCCAGGAGCAGGTGTctggggtcagtggggtcaatgggggtaatgggggcaatggggtaatggggatcaatagggatcaatggggggaatgggggtaatgggggtaatggggtgtccatgggggtcaatggggtgtccatgggggtcaatggggtgtccatggggtccATGAGGTCCCTCACCTCCCATTACGGGTATAATCAATCCTGTAGGGCCCAAACTGGTCCAAGCGGAGCTCAAAGTGCTGGGGGGGAACACATGTGGGACATATATGTGATCATTGATCCCactgatcccattgatccccatcaccccattgatcaccattgatccccactgatccccattaTCCCAATTGATCCCTATTACCCCCATTGCcgcccattgatccccattacccccattgatccccattacccccattgatccccattaaccccattcatccccattgatccctattatccccactgatccccattacccccattgatccccattacccccattggTCACCATTACTCCCACTGACCCCCATGGATCCAATGCCCCCATTGATCCGAAgtgatccccattacccccattgatccctattgatccccattactCCCATTACCCCAATGCCCTCATTGATCCCCACTGATCCCCATAACCCCCACGGATCCCCATTGGTCCTCATTACCTCCATTGATCCCAAGTGATCCCCATtagccccattgatccccattatccccattactcccattgatccccattatCCCCTTGACtcctattgatccccattgatccctattaGCCCCATTGACTCCACTGACACCCACtgatccccatagccccatcacccccatagccccatgcTCACCTTGGCAGCACTGGCAATGTCAACGGCCTCCACAATGTCCCCCTGGGTGATGGTGCTGGAGTCCTGACCCGGATCCGGCTCCAGGAACCTGCgaataatgggataatggggatactgggataatgggggtaatgggataaTGGTATATGGACATAGTTGGGATATGAAGATACGGGGATAATGGGATATGGGAATAGTTCGGATAACGCAATATGAAGATAAAGGGATAATAGGACGTATAGATAATGAAATATGGGAATAGTTGGGATATTGGGAtatggggataatgggatatGGGAACAGTTGGAATAATGCGATATGAGAATAATGGGATAATAGGATATATAGATAATGAAATATAGGGATAGTTGTGATATTGGGATAGATTGGGTATTGGAAAACGGAGATAATGGGAAATGGTGGTAATTGGGATATAGGGATAGTTGGGATATTGGGATGGTTGGGGTAAGCAGatatgggggcaatgggatagAGGAGTCAATGGGGCTCAGTGGGGTTCAATGAGGatcaatgggtctctatggtctctatgtctctctatgtgtctctatggtctctatgtgtctctgtgtctctatggtctctatggtctctatgtgtctctgtgtctctatggtctctatggtctctatgtgtctctatgggtctctatgtgtctctatgggtctctatggtctctatgtctctctatgtgtctctatggtctctatgtctctctatgtgtctctatgggtctctatgtgtctctatggtctctatgggtctctatgggtctctatgtgtctctctctatgtgtctctatggtctctatgggtctctatgtgtctctatgtgtctctatggtctctatgtgtctctatgggtctctatgtgtctctatgggtctctatgtgtctctatgtctctctatgtgtctctatggtctctatgtctctctatgtgtctctatgggtctctatgtgtctctatggtctctatgtgtctctatgtgtctctatgggtctctatgtgtctctataggtctctatggtctctatggtccctataggtccctatatgtctctatggtctcaCCCTGGCTCCAGGGGCAGCATCAGTTCTGTCCTTGCTGCtctctcagctgctgcctcctccctctgGGCTGAGCTCTGGAGGCACCGACGGAGCCTTGGGGCTCGGGGGCGAGGCTGGGACATGGAATGGGCAGAAATCaacccaaaatgacccaaaacgGACACAAATCAACCCAAAATGGACATAAATCAACCTGAAATGACCCAAAGTGGACCAAAACTGCCCCAAAATGGACCCAAATCAACCCAAAATGGACCTCAAACTGCCCCAAGTCAACCCAAACCTGCCCCAATTCACCCTAAAACTGCCCCAAAATGGACCCAAACTGCCCCAAATCAACCCcaattcaccccaaaaccacttAAACCAATCCAAAGTGACCCAAATCCACCCAAATTCACCCCAAAATggcccaaaccaacccaaactgCCCCAAAATCTGCCCAAATTCACCTCAATTCACCCCAAACGGACCCAAATTCACCCCAAAAACCGCTCAAACCaacccaaactgacccaaatcTGCCCAAATTCACCTCAATTCAccccaaaaagccccaaattcaCCTCAGACTGCCCCAAATTCATCCCCAAACCGCCCAGATTGCcccaaaatgccccaaattCACCCAAATTgccccaaaatgacccaaaattcCCCAAATTCACCAAAATTGGcccaaaatgccccaaattcacccaaaatgccccaaattCACCCAAATTCACCTCAGACTCCCCCAAATTCATCCCCAAACCGCCCAAATTGccccaaaaagccccaaattcaCCCGAATTGCcccaaaatgccccaaattcacccaaactgacccaaaatgccccaaattgccccaaaatgccccaaattggcccaaaatgacccaaaatgccccaaattCACCCGAATTGCcccaaaatgccccaaattcacccaaactgacccaaaatgccccaaattgccccaaaatgccccaaattggcccaaaatgccccaaaatgccccaaattCACCCCATTTCCCCTCACcgctctctcccctccccccctccggAACCGCTTCACCAGCTCCGGGTTCAAGGCCGCGGGGCCTGGGAACGGATCCTTCTGCGCCTGCGCACGGCGCCCACGGGGGTCACGACCTCTGACCCGTCCCGGTTCCGGTCGCCGGTGAACCCGACCCGGTCCAAGGGCACCGGAACCGGAAGCGGAACCGGGGCGAGGACGGCGCCGCCGGGACACGCTGCTGCtggccgccgccatcttgggtCGGGTGGGAGGGGTTGGCCCCGCCCCTTCCGGTCCGAGGGGCCAatgaggaggaggggaaggaggaaggggaagaagccGGCGGCGCCATGTTGGTTGTGGGCAAGATGGGGGGTGAATGAATGGGGCGGCCATGTTGGTTGAGGGCACATGGGAACAACCACGTGTGCTAATGTCACGTGGAAGCGTCCGTGTTTGTTTACGGCACGTAGGGCGGCCATATTTGCTAAGGGCACATGGGAGCGGCCACGTGTTGAAGTCACGTGGGGCGTCCATCTTTGTTTAGGGCACATGGCGGCTGCCATGGTTACTGAAGGACATATGGTAGCGGCCATATTTGCTTAAGTCACGTGGGAGCGCGCACGCTTGCTGAGATCACATGGGGGCGGTCACGTTGGCAGCACGTGACACACCCACGCTTGAAGGCACACGGGGGCAGCCATCTTTGCTGAGGGCACATGGGAACTGCCTGAAGTCGCGTGGAAACGTCCATGTTTGTTGAGGGCACATGGGGGCAGCCATGTTTGCTGCACAGATGGTGGGCGGGGCTTGtaccctcccctcccccacccccaaagaTAGGACCCCCCATGTGTTCCCCCCCCAGCATCACACGTGACACACGTGTCATGTGTCACACAAGTGGATGTCCCACATCATGTGTATCATGTGACAAATCCCACACACATCACGTGTCCTGTAGGCAGTGACATCACCCATTATGTGTCACATTACGCATGTCATGTGTCACACATATGCAGTCACATGTCACACCTGTGTCATGCGCACATCACGCATTGTGTCATGTGACCTGCTCATGTGTCACATGTCAGAACCACGCATCCAGTCACATGTCACACATCCATAATCATGTGTCACACATCCATAATCATGTGTCACACATCCATAATCACGTGTCACAGACCCATAATCACGTGTCCCACACATGGTCACATGTCATACACCAATAATCACGTGTCACACACATGGTCACGTGTCCCACACCTATAATCATGTGTCCCACACCTATAATCACGTGTCACACACCCACAATCACGTGTCCCACACCCACAATCACATGACACACACACCCGGTCACGTGTCTTGGGGGTCTCTTTATTGCCTCACTTCTTCTTGGACACACCGACAGTTCGGCCTCGGCGCCCGGTGGTCTTGGTGTGCTGACCCCGAACCCGCAGc encodes the following:
- the WDR46 gene encoding WD repeat-containing protein 46 isoform X2, whose protein sequence is MAAASSSVSRRRRPRPGSASGSGALGPGRVHRRPEPGRVRGRDPRGRRAQAQKDPFPGPAALNPELVKRFRRGGGERAPRPRAPRLRRCLQSSAQREEAAAERAARTELMLPLEPGFLEPDPGQDSSTITQGDIVEAVDIASAAKHFELRLDQFGPYRIDYTRNGRHLLLGGRRGHVAALDWQTKQLQFEMNVMEQLNDVTWLHCESLLAVAQRRWLHVYDGQGLELSVLKSFPCILHLRFLPYHFLLAAASSRGLLQFLDVSVGQEVSVLSTHGGRPTTMEQNPSNAVLHVGHGNGTITLWSPSVQEPLVRMLSHRGAVRALAIDPSGTYMASAGLDRKVRLWDLRTYGALQDLVLPMGASHLDFSQRGLLAAACGDVVQVYKDIPKTLSPHPYLCHRPPGPTSALRFCPYEDVLGTGHAHGFTSILVPGAGEANWDALENNPYRSRKQRQEWEVKALLEKIPAELITLDPSLLGRMDTATLEQKREERIQRLGFDPQAKPKFKPRHRTKGSSGLRRKKKVAHEQQRAVIQKSVEQREQKRKEMGTPLTPKRGALERFKR
- the WDR46 gene encoding WD repeat-containing protein 46 isoform X1; this translates as MAAASSSVSRRRRPRPGSASGSGALGPGRVHRRPEPGRVRGRDPRGRRAQAQKDPFPGPAALNPELVKRFRRGGGERAPRPRAPRLRRCLQSSAQREEAAAERAARTELMLPLEPGFLEPDPGQDSSTITQGDIVEAVDIASAAKHFELRLDQFGPYRIDYTRNGRHLLLGGRRGHVAALDWQTKQLQFEMNVMEQLNDVTWLHCESLLAVAQRRWLHVYDGQGLELSVLKSFPCILHLRFLPYHFLLAAASSRGLLQFLDVSVGQEVSVLSTHGGRPTTMEQNPSNAVLHVGHGNGTITLWSPSVQEPLVRMLSHRGAVRALAIDPSGTYMASAGLDRKVRLWDLRTYGALQDLVLPMGASHLDFSQRGLLAAACGDVVQVYKDIPKTLSPHPYLCHRPPGPTSALRFCPYEDVLGTGHAHGFTSILVPGAGEANWDALENNPYRSRKQRQEWEVKALLEKIPAELITLDPSLLGRMDTATLEQKREERIQRLGFDPQAKPKFKPRHRTKGSSGLRRKKKVAHEQQRAVIQKSVEQREQKRKEMGTPLTPKRGALERFKR